The Methylomusa anaerophila genome has a segment encoding these proteins:
- a CDS encoding MTH1187 family thiamine-binding protein, which produces MAVIEVTIVPLGTGSPSISQYVASCHKILAGEKDIKYQLTPMSTIIEGDLDKVLAIIRRMHEAPFGAGAQRVSTTIRIDDRRDKELTMDGKIQSVMAKI; this is translated from the coding sequence ATGGCTGTCATAGAAGTTACCATTGTACCCCTCGGTACCGGATCGCCAAGTATCAGTCAATATGTGGCCAGTTGCCACAAGATTTTGGCAGGGGAAAAAGACATTAAATACCAGCTGACGCCAATGTCTACCATCATTGAGGGAGATTTGGACAAGGTTTTGGCAATAATCCGCCGCATGCATGAAGCGCCGTTTGGCGCCGGTGCGCAAAGGGTATCAACAACTATCCGGATTGATGACCGCCGGGATAAGGAATTGACTATGGACGGCAAGATTCAATCAGTTATGGCGAAAATTTGA
- a CDS encoding copper ion binding protein, giving the protein MEKIVIPVEGMSCGHCKNAVEKAVRALPGVTQAEVDLAAKTLTAEFDSNRTSLTKIKAAIEEEGYTPLP; this is encoded by the coding sequence ATGGAAAAAATAGTAATTCCTGTAGAAGGAATGAGCTGCGGTCACTGCAAAAACGCAGTGGAAAAAGCGGTGCGCGCATTGCCGGGAGTTACCCAGGCTGAAGTGGACTTAGCAGCCAAAACGCTTACCGCCGAGTTTGATTCTAACCGGACTTCGCTGACTAAGATCAAGGCCGCAATTGAAGAAGAGGGCTATACGCCGCTGCCGTAG
- a CDS encoding HpcH/HpaI aldolase family protein: MRNRMKEKLLQGKPVLGISMMIPAVQLVDMAGKLGFDWVLIDCEHGSISLETVELMAMAAEASHMTSIIRPPKNDPEIILRYMDRGVMGVQAPHVNNASEAQEIVAAVKYHPLGKRSLAVGTRSANYGFNLNLSEYAQQSNRETLVCIQIEDKDALGNIASIAAVAGIDVLFIGPSDLSQSLGYPGAADHPVVQKAMQEAFAAIINAGKAAGTAGNFATAATRLQQGVTYYYTHFPTLFAHGCSEFFRIANSVSVPEKPPHSLSN; this comes from the coding sequence ATGCGTAACCGGATGAAAGAAAAACTGCTGCAGGGAAAACCGGTTTTAGGTATTTCAATGATGATTCCCGCCGTACAATTGGTGGATATGGCCGGAAAACTGGGCTTTGACTGGGTTCTGATTGACTGCGAGCATGGTTCCATATCCCTGGAAACAGTCGAACTCATGGCTATGGCGGCGGAAGCAAGCCACATGACTTCCATAATACGGCCGCCGAAAAACGATCCGGAAATCATCCTCCGGTACATGGACCGGGGTGTTATGGGCGTGCAGGCGCCGCATGTAAATAATGCCAGCGAGGCGCAGGAAATTGTAGCCGCAGTCAAATACCATCCGCTGGGAAAAAGAAGTCTGGCCGTAGGAACACGTTCGGCAAACTACGGCTTCAACCTTAATCTTAGCGAATACGCTCAACAAAGCAACCGGGAAACGCTGGTTTGTATCCAGATTGAAGATAAGGATGCTCTTGGCAACATTGCTTCGATTGCCGCTGTGGCGGGAATAGATGTTTTATTCATCGGCCCATCCGACCTCTCCCAATCCCTGGGCTATCCCGGCGCTGCCGATCACCCCGTTGTCCAGAAAGCCATGCAGGAGGCTTTTGCGGCGATCATAAACGCCGGCAAAGCAGCAGGCACGGCCGGGAACTTCGCGACGGCGGCTACCCGCTTACAGCAGGGAGTTACCTACTACTACACTCATTTTCCGACCTTGTTCGCCCATGGCTGTTCCGAGTTTTTCCGCATCGCCAACAGCGTATCCGTTCCGGAAAAGCCGCCTCATTCTCTATCTAACTAG
- a CDS encoding YkvA family protein, giving the protein MSGNGFEKEYSEESFWKKVMNFAKKAGGKIIYIALLLYYAAQRPETPVWAKTVVYGALGYFICPIDAVPDVTPFVGFTDDFGVLVVAITTCAAFINQDVKDTARNRIREWFGDEILNDIDEVETLF; this is encoded by the coding sequence ATGAGTGGAAATGGTTTTGAAAAAGAATATTCTGAGGAGTCGTTTTGGAAAAAGGTAATGAATTTTGCGAAAAAGGCTGGTGGGAAGATTATCTATATTGCGCTTCTTCTTTATTATGCAGCACAGAGGCCGGAGACGCCTGTTTGGGCTAAAACAGTAGTTTATGGAGCTTTAGGATATTTCATTTGCCCTATTGATGCTGTGCCGGACGTTACCCCATTTGTTGGATTTACTGATGATTTTGGTGTACTTGTAGTAGCAATAACGACTTGTGCTGCGTTTATAAATCAAGATGTTAAGGATACTGCAAGAAATAGAATCAGAGAATGGTTTGGAGACGAAATATTAAACGATATTGATGAGGTTGAAACTCTTTTTTAG
- the phnE gene encoding phosphonate ABC transporter, permease protein PhnE, with translation MRDDSHDPPAATRPPTYDIKTIKKELSPNFPWYFIGLAVVILLCFQQVGFSLTELIRGLPDMAGFIVHALPPDFTRLDQFLLSILQTVEISVAGTFLAILLAIPVGIGASSNFSPHPVIYWACRTLLNFTRSVSEMIVALIFVTAVGLGPFSGVMALAIHSAGMLGKFYAEAIENVGTGEIEAIKATGATTGQVLRFAVWPQVLPELTTVILYRWEVNIRSATVLGMVGAGGIGFDLITSIRLFQYQETSAIIFLTLLTVAIIDQINSRIRAKII, from the coding sequence ATGAGAGATGACAGTCATGATCCGCCCGCAGCGACCCGCCCGCCAACATATGACATCAAAACAATCAAAAAAGAACTGTCACCGAATTTTCCCTGGTATTTTATCGGCTTAGCCGTTGTCATTCTCTTGTGCTTTCAACAGGTTGGTTTTTCCTTGACCGAGTTAATAAGAGGCTTGCCGGACATGGCTGGTTTTATTGTCCATGCCTTGCCGCCGGATTTTACGCGTTTAGACCAATTTCTCCTCTCGATTTTGCAGACCGTCGAAATCTCCGTTGCCGGCACCTTTCTGGCCATACTGCTGGCGATACCGGTTGGCATTGGCGCATCGTCCAACTTCTCGCCTCATCCGGTTATCTATTGGGCTTGCCGGACGCTGCTCAATTTTACCCGTTCGGTATCGGAAATGATTGTTGCTTTGATCTTTGTAACAGCAGTAGGTCTGGGACCTTTTTCCGGCGTAATGGCGCTGGCGATACACTCAGCGGGAATGCTGGGAAAATTTTATGCCGAAGCAATCGAAAATGTCGGTACGGGAGAAATCGAGGCCATAAAGGCAACCGGCGCCACCACCGGGCAAGTATTGCGTTTTGCGGTATGGCCTCAGGTTTTGCCTGAACTCACCACCGTCATTTTGTACCGGTGGGAGGTTAATATCCGGTCGGCGACGGTACTGGGAATGGTGGGCGCCGGGGGAATTGGCTTTGACCTTATTACTTCCATAAGATTATTTCAGTACCAGGAAACTTCGGCAATCATTTTTTTAACTTTGCTGACGGTAGCCATTATCGATCAAATTAATAGTCGAATCCGGGCAAAAATCATTTAA
- a CDS encoding pyridoxal phosphate-dependent aminotransferase, with product MNKRLSRMDSNIGAEFRSQLEYYKRTGKQIIALNLGEPDFQTPEHICQAAIGAIENGFTKYTPIEGIYELREAICTKLREENHMEYTPDDIIVCTGAKQALANALCAICNEADEVLIPTPCWGSYPEMVKLVQATPVFVDTLENGSSVLTLDKIERRITPKTKAILLTNPHNPTGTVYSKELLQAIGNLANEGDFYIVADEIYEYLTYEGDFVSVAALGNAVKARTVTVNGLSKSFAMTGWRVGYAAGPKPVIDIMRLIQSYTTSNANSISQKAAVAALSGPREPIQTMVEEFDRRRRFIVERLKGIKGLSYISPQGAFYIMVNVAGYFGKSYKDYFIGDSTDFVMYILHETSVLLTPGVVFQAPAYVRIAYANSMTNLETAMDRLETALYLLK from the coding sequence ATGAATAAACGGCTGAGCCGGATGGATAGCAATATCGGCGCGGAATTTCGCAGTCAACTGGAATATTATAAGCGAACCGGCAAACAGATAATCGCTTTGAATTTGGGCGAACCGGATTTTCAGACGCCGGAACATATCTGCCAGGCAGCTATCGGCGCAATTGAAAACGGGTTTACCAAATATACCCCCATTGAGGGTATCTACGAGTTAAGGGAAGCCATCTGCACGAAGTTGCGCGAGGAAAACCATATGGAATATACCCCGGATGACATCATTGTCTGCACCGGCGCCAAGCAAGCTCTCGCCAACGCCTTATGCGCCATTTGCAATGAAGCGGATGAAGTTTTGATACCCACCCCCTGCTGGGGAAGTTATCCGGAAATGGTAAAGCTGGTCCAGGCAACCCCTGTCTTCGTTGATACCCTGGAAAACGGCAGCTCCGTCTTAACTCTTGATAAAATTGAACGGCGGATCACCCCGAAAACAAAAGCTATTTTGCTCACCAATCCCCACAATCCTACCGGCACGGTATATAGTAAAGAACTGCTGCAGGCTATCGGCAACCTGGCCAATGAGGGCGATTTTTATATCGTAGCCGACGAAATATATGAATACTTAACTTATGAAGGAGACTTTGTCTCTGTTGCCGCCCTTGGCAATGCTGTCAAAGCCAGGACCGTCACCGTCAACGGCTTGTCCAAGTCCTTTGCCATGACCGGCTGGCGGGTGGGTTATGCGGCCGGACCAAAGCCGGTTATCGACATTATGCGGTTAATCCAAAGCTACACTACCTCAAATGCGAACTCCATCAGCCAAAAGGCTGCCGTCGCCGCCTTGTCAGGCCCGCGCGAACCAATCCAAACCATGGTTGAGGAATTTGACCGGCGCCGGCGGTTTATCGTCGAGCGCTTAAAGGGAATCAAGGGCCTTTCCTATATCTCGCCCCAGGGAGCCTTTTACATTATGGTTAATGTCGCCGGCTATTTCGGCAAATCCTACAAAGATTATTTTATTGGCGACTCCACTGATTTTGTGATGTATATCCTTCATGAAACCAGTGTTTTATTAACTCCGGGAGTAGTCTTTCAGGCACCGGCTTACGTGCGCATTGCCTATGCAAATTCAATGACGAATCTGGAAACAGCCATGGACAGGTTGGAAACTGCTTTGTATTTGCTTAAGTAA
- the mrdA gene encoding penicillin-binding protein 2, giving the protein MWDERLRRMQIMTYIVLGVIVLLVVRLGWLQLVQGAQYKKIAEENRVRQVVTQAPRGTIYDRNGTVLVTNRPSFAISIIPAEYTSPEQETPLLAGIIGITTEKIETMIRQGEKFPYTPLRLKRDVDQVAIARVEERKRYLPGVIIEAVPVRHYVYKELAAHLCGFVGVISEEEYDQGKNMGYHPNDLVGKDGLEREWEKTLRGKNGGRRVEINASGEEVGALEDKPSIPGNAIVLTLDVNLQKAAEEALAAQVAASGKMGEPAKGGAVVVLDVRTGGVLAMASNPSFDPNVFAVGISNSNWEKIITNPNNPLTNRVIQSTYPPGSVFKIVTASAALNMGLTSREEIFEDKGVYVLNGWSFYGWETTGLGRLNIVDGIAWSSDPLFYELGRRLGADNLAAYALTFGLGNPTGIQLAGEEAGVVPSIEWKRANYGEEWYPGETLIAAIGQGYYLVTPLQQALLAMAVATGGVIHRPLLVDKTITPEGNVIQAYQPEIARTVYLRPEVWDTVRQGMRAVIEKGTAAAVFTGFPRAVAGKTGSAETGKGTTHSWFACYAPYENPEIAVAVLIDEGGEGSMAAAPVARHILEAYFGLQEQPLPPQPKTD; this is encoded by the coding sequence ATGTGGGACGAAAGATTGCGCCGTATGCAGATCATGACATATATTGTGCTTGGGGTTATTGTGCTGCTGGTTGTGCGTCTGGGCTGGCTGCAACTGGTCCAGGGAGCTCAGTATAAGAAAATTGCCGAGGAAAACCGTGTGCGGCAAGTTGTCACGCAGGCGCCCCGCGGGACAATATATGACCGGAATGGGACAGTTTTGGTGACCAACCGCCCCAGTTTTGCTATATCAATCATTCCGGCCGAGTATACCAGCCCTGAGCAGGAGACACCGCTGCTTGCCGGCATTATTGGCATCACAACGGAAAAAATTGAGACAATGATTCGGCAAGGGGAAAAATTTCCCTACACGCCGCTTCGCCTTAAACGGGACGTAGACCAGGTGGCTATAGCCAGGGTGGAGGAACGCAAGCGGTATCTCCCCGGTGTTATCATCGAAGCTGTGCCGGTAAGGCATTACGTTTACAAAGAACTGGCGGCCCATTTATGCGGGTTCGTGGGTGTGATCAGCGAAGAAGAGTATGACCAAGGGAAAAATATGGGGTACCACCCTAATGATCTTGTCGGTAAGGACGGACTGGAACGAGAGTGGGAAAAAACACTGCGAGGCAAGAACGGCGGACGGCGGGTGGAGATCAACGCTTCCGGCGAAGAAGTGGGAGCTTTGGAGGATAAACCTTCGATTCCGGGAAATGCGATTGTTCTTACTCTTGATGTTAATTTACAGAAGGCTGCCGAGGAAGCCTTGGCGGCACAAGTAGCGGCAAGCGGGAAAATGGGGGAGCCGGCCAAGGGAGGAGCGGTGGTGGTCCTTGATGTGCGGACCGGGGGGGTGCTGGCCATGGCCAGTAATCCTTCCTTTGATCCTAATGTATTTGCGGTGGGGATTAGCAACAGTAACTGGGAGAAAATTATAACCAACCCTAATAATCCTCTCACGAACCGGGTTATTCAAAGTACCTATCCCCCGGGATCGGTGTTTAAAATTGTGACGGCTTCGGCAGCGCTGAATATGGGGCTAACCAGCCGGGAAGAAATATTTGAAGACAAAGGCGTATATGTATTAAACGGCTGGAGTTTCTATGGGTGGGAGACCACGGGGCTGGGGCGGCTGAACATAGTGGACGGGATAGCCTGGTCCAGCGATCCGCTCTTCTATGAACTGGGCAGACGCCTGGGCGCCGACAATCTGGCGGCTTACGCATTAACCTTCGGACTCGGCAACCCTACCGGCATTCAATTGGCAGGTGAGGAAGCGGGAGTAGTGCCCTCAATCGAGTGGAAAAGGGCTAACTATGGCGAGGAGTGGTATCCGGGAGAAACACTGATCGCCGCCATCGGCCAGGGGTATTATCTTGTAACCCCTTTGCAGCAGGCGTTATTGGCGATGGCGGTAGCCACCGGCGGCGTGATCCACCGGCCGCTGCTTGTTGACAAAACAATAACGCCTGAGGGAAATGTAATTCAGGCTTATCAGCCGGAAATCGCCAGGACAGTTTATCTCCGTCCCGAGGTTTGGGACACAGTTCGCCAAGGTATGCGGGCTGTAATTGAAAAAGGGACTGCCGCTGCGGTCTTTACCGGCTTTCCCCGGGCAGTGGCCGGTAAGACCGGATCGGCAGAAACCGGAAAAGGGACGACCCACTCCTGGTTTGCCTGTTATGCCCCCTATGAAAATCCGGAAATTGCGGTAGCTGTTTTGATTGACGAGGGCGGCGAAGGATCCATGGCGGCGGCGCCAGTTGCCCGCCACATATTGGAAGCCTATTTCGGCTTGCAAGAACAACCCTTGCCGCCTCAACCGAAGACGGATTAA
- the phnD gene encoding phosphonate ABC transporter substrate-binding protein: MKKPLVSLVLLVCFLVTLVFAGCQTAPTVQTAKTFRLGIIPSENAQETLQQFSPLIAYLEEQMKVKIEPYVATDYNGVVEAMRTNHIDAAMFGPFSYIMAAERAGAEACVVRVAENGSPTYNSYFITHKDSGIKTLNDLKGKNFAFTDPASTSGYLVPAKVLLDNGIAAKDFASVIYSNGHDASVLAVKNKKIDAACVDEMSYGRAVEKGIITKDEVPIIYTCPPIPQSPFAVAKNLDPALRTKFIEAMTKVHELKPDTLIPLKASKYVAASDDSFQIIRDTAKALNLDLTKIK, from the coding sequence ATGAAAAAACCACTAGTTAGTCTGGTACTCCTGGTCTGTTTTCTCGTTACCCTGGTATTTGCCGGCTGTCAGACGGCGCCGACGGTGCAGACGGCCAAAACCTTTCGCCTGGGCATCATTCCTTCCGAAAATGCGCAAGAGACTTTACAACAATTTTCACCCTTAATTGCTTACCTGGAAGAGCAAATGAAAGTAAAAATCGAACCCTATGTGGCAACCGATTACAATGGCGTTGTCGAAGCAATGCGAACAAACCATATTGATGCCGCAATGTTCGGACCCTTCTCTTACATCATGGCGGCTGAAAGAGCGGGGGCTGAAGCCTGTGTCGTGCGCGTAGCTGAAAATGGATCGCCGACTTACAACAGTTATTTTATTACGCATAAGGATTCCGGCATAAAAACGTTAAACGATTTAAAAGGCAAAAACTTTGCCTTTACTGATCCGGCTTCCACATCAGGTTACCTGGTTCCGGCCAAAGTTTTATTAGATAACGGCATCGCCGCCAAGGATTTTGCCTCCGTGATCTATTCCAACGGCCATGATGCTTCGGTGTTGGCGGTAAAGAACAAAAAAATTGACGCCGCCTGCGTTGACGAAATGTCCTATGGGCGCGCCGTTGAAAAAGGAATCATTACCAAAGACGAAGTGCCAATCATTTATACCTGTCCGCCTATCCCCCAATCCCCCTTTGCCGTGGCCAAGAATCTGGATCCGGCTTTACGAACAAAGTTCATCGAAGCCATGACGAAGGTTCACGAATTGAAACCGGATACCTTAATACCTTTGAAAGCCAGCAAATATGTAGCCGCCAGCGACGACAGCTTCCAAATTATCCGGGATACGGCCAAAGCGCTAAATCTGGATCTCACGAAAATAAAGTAA
- a CDS encoding glycosyl hydrolase family 18 protein, with the protein MTALRLTVRYKVLALIMLLVFAFAALAGGCTTKPAPKPGAPGKFAMPPRMVIGYYENPWPGTPDKTGSFPSMKTFAKSMTAVGPFWYRAKQDGELEARDSQLVLDTARQLGLKLFPLVTNKTGSTDSILGDPAIRTKVTDNIVKLAKEKQYEGINIDFELLPPKHKDNLTAFMAELYPKMKAANKTLIISVFPQVDVAEDVSGAYDYPQLAQNADFLQIMTYDHHWETSEAGPIAPIDWYEKNIQYAIDKCGGPHKVIVGIGGYGYDWVDKKGETIKYADAIVLADKKGAKIMWDDQSQSPHFKYDDHEVWFENDKSTSVKLDVIAKYNPAGIAVWRLGQEQPEIWKLIDQKFPKQQ; encoded by the coding sequence GTGACAGCCTTGCGTCTCACTGTTCGTTACAAAGTATTGGCTTTAATTATGCTTTTGGTATTTGCGTTTGCGGCTTTAGCCGGCGGTTGTACCACCAAACCTGCTCCTAAACCCGGAGCCCCGGGAAAGTTTGCCATGCCGCCGCGAATGGTTATTGGCTACTATGAAAACCCATGGCCTGGTACGCCGGATAAGACCGGATCATTCCCGAGCATGAAGACTTTTGCCAAAAGCATGACGGCAGTCGGCCCCTTTTGGTACAGAGCAAAACAAGATGGGGAATTGGAAGCCAGGGATAGCCAGCTCGTGTTGGATACCGCACGTCAGCTCGGGCTAAAATTGTTTCCTTTGGTAACAAATAAAACCGGTTCCACTGATTCCATTCTGGGCGACCCCGCCATTCGCACCAAGGTCACGGACAATATTGTCAAACTGGCTAAAGAAAAGCAATACGAAGGTATCAATATCGACTTTGAACTGTTGCCGCCTAAACATAAAGACAATTTAACGGCCTTCATGGCCGAACTGTATCCTAAGATGAAAGCCGCCAATAAGACGCTGATAATCTCCGTTTTCCCGCAAGTTGATGTGGCTGAGGACGTGTCAGGCGCTTATGATTATCCCCAGTTAGCCCAGAATGCGGATTTTCTCCAAATTATGACCTATGACCACCATTGGGAAACTTCCGAAGCCGGCCCAATTGCGCCAATTGACTGGTACGAAAAAAATATTCAGTATGCCATCGACAAATGCGGCGGACCGCATAAGGTTATTGTCGGGATCGGCGGTTACGGCTACGACTGGGTGGATAAAAAGGGCGAAACAATTAAATATGCTGACGCCATTGTGCTTGCCGACAAGAAAGGCGCCAAAATAATGTGGGATGACCAGTCCCAATCGCCTCATTTCAAATATGACGACCATGAGGTGTGGTTTGAGAATGACAAAAGCACGTCGGTCAAACTTGATGTCATCGCCAAATATAATCCCGCCGGTATTGCCGTCTGGCGTTTAGGTCAGGAACAACCGGAAATCTGGAAGCTGATTGACCAAAAATTTCCTAAACAGCAATAG
- a CDS encoding DeoR/GlpR family DNA-binding transcription regulator, giving the protein MEQRRKKILEELNFKDRVYVKALAQEFGVAMETIRRDLDYLAANNQLKKIYGGAIKVKNTRLELLYNERMMHNLEGKRMIALTAAHIIEDNDTIALLGGSTTEQMIQHLLVKKNLVVVTNSLPIALGLLQCRKEGSFDGRVIVVGGETNAASMATSGFFAEDMLAKLSVNKTFLSCAGFSPQNISTFREEHIQLSKLLLEKSDLRILVADASKMNVRHLFSFATFEDIDIVVCNRKIPDEWANEIDSDCLQWIAAPEVPQSKKA; this is encoded by the coding sequence ATGGAACAACGAAGGAAGAAAATACTGGAGGAGTTGAATTTCAAAGACCGGGTTTATGTGAAAGCCTTAGCGCAGGAATTCGGCGTGGCAATGGAAACCATTCGCCGCGATCTTGACTATTTGGCGGCCAACAATCAGCTGAAAAAAATTTATGGCGGCGCAATCAAGGTGAAAAACACCCGTTTGGAACTTTTATATAATGAACGGATGATGCATAATCTGGAGGGCAAACGCATGATCGCCTTAACGGCTGCGCATATTATCGAAGACAACGATACCATCGCCCTGCTGGGTGGAAGTACGACCGAGCAAATGATACAGCACCTGTTGGTAAAGAAGAACCTGGTGGTGGTAACGAATTCTTTGCCTATTGCCTTGGGACTGCTTCAATGCCGGAAGGAAGGAAGCTTCGACGGCAGGGTTATAGTCGTCGGCGGCGAGACTAACGCCGCATCCATGGCGACCAGCGGCTTTTTTGCCGAAGATATGCTGGCGAAACTATCTGTCAATAAAACATTCTTATCCTGTGCCGGTTTCTCCCCGCAAAATATTAGTACATTTAGGGAGGAACACATTCAGTTGTCCAAGCTGCTGCTGGAAAAATCTGATCTGCGCATATTAGTCGCCGACGCATCGAAGATGAATGTTCGTCATTTGTTTAGCTTTGCTACTTTTGAGGATATTGATATAGTTGTATGCAACCGGAAAATACCTGATGAATGGGCAAATGAGATTGATTCGGACTGTTTGCAATGGATAGCAGCCCCAGAGGTGCCGCAGAGCAAAAAAGCATAA
- a CDS encoding LCP family glycopolymer transferase codes for MCLLLFISVAGASYYWFSGGTFEKTRHAGVNTSISPQKVNILVLGVDERSNDAGRSDTMFVVTVDTSTKQVSLLSVPRDTRVRIPGYGWDKINHAYAEGGVKLSQRAVEDLLGIPIDYYVTINFAGFYKIVDAIGGITMDVEKRMYYQDPYDKLVIDLKPGVQKMDGRTAIQYVRYRDGDGDIGRIERQQKFMKAMLKEAASPFILPRLPAIIREVSNAVKSDLTTSEMLGLAKLVNNAAKAGLETEMVPGKPAYIKDVSYWLPDVVELRKYVASIEGMPIDSKLLADARSLAGLYEKSIPQEMKVVEAPVKLKKNPTAGNTQPDKKSDKDTGKEPDKQAVSAPNTPDKPKPTDKPSTPEQPVGKLKVSVVNASGSPDAGNKVAGTLRSRGFEVASVVGMSSTNKNTVVIANSDDSAVTGKLTGLPFRYVLQVNKEPDKANQLTVIIGKDYLGQ; via the coding sequence ATGTGTTTGCTGCTTTTTATATCAGTCGCCGGCGCATCCTACTATTGGTTCAGTGGCGGAACATTTGAGAAAACCCGGCATGCCGGAGTAAACACTTCCATTTCGCCCCAAAAAGTAAATATCCTGGTTTTGGGGGTTGACGAACGGAGTAATGATGCGGGCAGGTCCGACACCATGTTCGTGGTGACAGTCGATACTTCAACCAAACAGGTATCACTTCTTTCTGTGCCGCGGGATACCAGAGTCCGCATACCCGGATACGGCTGGGATAAAATAAACCATGCCTACGCTGAGGGCGGTGTCAAGCTGTCGCAGCGCGCCGTCGAGGATTTACTGGGAATTCCGATCGATTATTACGTCACGATAAATTTTGCCGGCTTTTATAAAATTGTTGATGCCATCGGCGGCATAACCATGGATGTGGAAAAACGAATGTATTATCAAGACCCTTATGACAAGCTGGTGATCGACCTTAAACCCGGGGTTCAAAAAATGGATGGGCGTACAGCCATTCAGTATGTACGTTATCGTGACGGTGACGGTGATATCGGTCGCATTGAACGCCAGCAAAAATTTATGAAGGCTATGTTAAAAGAAGCCGCCAGTCCGTTTATCTTGCCCAGACTGCCGGCCATTATCCGGGAAGTCAGTAACGCCGTCAAATCGGACCTGACTACCAGCGAAATGCTGGGCCTGGCTAAGCTGGTAAATAATGCGGCCAAAGCGGGACTTGAGACCGAAATGGTTCCCGGCAAACCGGCCTACATCAAGGATGTAAGCTACTGGCTGCCGGATGTGGTCGAACTGCGAAAATATGTGGCCAGTATAGAAGGTATGCCGATTGACAGCAAGCTGCTGGCTGATGCCCGGTCTCTGGCCGGTTTGTATGAAAAATCCATACCCCAGGAAATGAAAGTTGTTGAAGCTCCGGTCAAACTAAAGAAGAATCCTACAGCCGGCAATACCCAGCCTGATAAAAAGAGCGATAAAGATACAGGCAAAGAACCGGATAAACAGGCGGTATCCGCTCCCAATACTCCGGACAAACCTAAACCAACTGACAAACCAAGTACTCCCGAACAACCGGTCGGCAAGTTGAAGGTCAGTGTAGTTAACGCCAGCGGCTCCCCTGATGCCGGCAATAAAGTTGCCGGTACGCTTCGCAGCCGGGGGTTTGAAGTGGCAAGCGTTGTTGGTATGAGTTCGACAAATAAGAATACCGTTGTTATCGCCAATAGCGATGACAGTGCAGTTACAGGAAAACTTACCGGCTTGCCTTTCCGTTATGTGCTGCAGGTGAACAAAGAGCCGGATAAAGCCAATCAGCTTACAGTCATTATCGGCAAAGACTATTTAGGGCAGTAA
- the phnC gene encoding phosphonate ABC transporter ATP-binding protein has translation MIRMHSVNKSFGRELVLKSVSCHIERYTPTVLLGPSGAGKSTLLRCINGLVDIDSGQIIVDNIPLPRHPKKLRKFRKSIGMIFQQFNLIKNISVLENVLCGRLAYTPVLSSLLTKFTNPDYEIACYYLAKVGLYDKRYQKAGQLSGGQQQRIAIARALVQQPKILLADEPVASLDPKTATAILDLLTKIHEEEKITLVLTLHAVDLAIKYARKIIGINRGQIIAQYDTDKVNAAEIYSVYDNCDNSDSYPECG, from the coding sequence ATGATCCGGATGCATTCGGTAAACAAATCCTTTGGCCGGGAGTTGGTATTAAAGTCGGTTTCCTGTCACATAGAGCGGTATACCCCAACAGTTTTGCTCGGTCCCAGCGGCGCAGGCAAATCAACTTTGCTTAGATGTATTAACGGTTTGGTAGATATCGACAGCGGCCAGATTATAGTAGACAATATCCCATTGCCGCGACATCCCAAAAAGCTTCGTAAATTTAGGAAATCCATCGGCATGATTTTTCAGCAATTTAACCTTATAAAAAATATATCCGTCCTGGAAAATGTACTGTGCGGACGTCTGGCCTATACTCCTGTGCTTTCGTCCCTGCTGACTAAATTTACCAATCCCGATTATGAAATAGCCTGCTATTATCTTGCTAAGGTAGGACTATACGATAAGCGATACCAAAAAGCGGGACAATTAAGCGGCGGGCAACAGCAGCGAATCGCCATTGCCAGAGCTTTGGTCCAACAGCCGAAAATATTACTGGCAGACGAGCCGGTAGCCAGTTTGGACCCCAAAACCGCCACCGCCATCCTCGACTTGCTGACAAAAATCCATGAGGAAGAAAAAATTACCCTGGTCTTAACTTTACACGCTGTCGACCTGGCGATTAAATATGCCCGGAAAATTATCGGCATCAACCGGGGACAAATTATTGCCCAGTACGATACCGATAAAGTTAACGCCGCGGAAATATATTCCGTTTACGATAACTGTGATAACTCTGATAGCTATCCGGAGTGCGGCTAA